The Kwoniella bestiolae CBS 10118 chromosome 7, complete sequence genome has a segment encoding these proteins:
- a CDS encoding protein transporter SEC13, with translation MSTAQASKPVPVETQHEDMIHDAQLDYYGKRLATCSSDKTIRIFQVVKGEAKGEPVILKGSLGLIHLSDLSSLHAPMTVESSCGKKLALVKAKEAEGSCRTDGRESRNTLCTPQVVSRHKAMSIADNIVNSIAWAPYDLGPILACASSDGKVSVLSFQNDGSTDVSIFPAHGTGANAISWAPSVVSNANATSGRTQGQSSISPQKRFVTAGSDNLIRIWGYDEEAKKWTEEEVIKGHEDWVRDVAWAPNIGLPGMYIASASQDRTVLIHTRPSPSSPWSSTPLLPSLPNSQDPHFPDAVWRVSWSLAGNILAVSCGDGKVSLWKEGVGQGWECVSDFAS, from the exons ATG TCCACAGCACAGGCTTCCAAGCCCGTACCAGTCGAAACTCAACATGAGGATATGATT CACGATGCTCAACTTGACTACTACGGCAAACGTCTCGCCACCTGTTCGTCTGACAAAACCATCCGTATCTTCCAAGTAGTCAAAGGTGAAGCCAAGGGAGAACCAGTTATTCTTAAAGG CTCGCTTGGGCTCATCCATCTTTCGGATCTCTCCTCGCTTCATGCTCCTATGACGGTCGAGTCTTCGTGTGGAAAGAAGTTGGCTCTGGTCAAGGCAAAGGAAGCGGAGGGGAGTTGCAGGACGGATGGGAGAGAATCAAGGAACACACTTTGCACACCGCAAGTGGTAAGTCGACACAAGGCAATGAGTATTGCTGACAACATAGTCAACTCGATCGCCTGGGCCCCCTACGATCTCGGACCTATTCTCGCATGTGCTTCTAGTGACGGCAAAGTTTCCGTATTGAGCTTTCAGA ACGACGGGTCCACCGACGtatccatcttccccgcTCACGGTACCGGAGCCAATGCCATCTCCTGGGCTCCAAGTGTCGTTTCCAACGCCAACGCCACCTCCGGTAGGACTCAAGGCcaatcctccatctctccccaGAAACGATTTGTCACTGCCGGGTCGGACAACCTCATCCGAATCTGGGGATACGACGAAGAAGCCAAGAAATggacagaagaggaagtcatCAAGGGTCACGAAGACTGGGTTAGAGATGTAGCTTGGGCGCCGAATATCGGTCTCCCTGGAATGTACATTGCCTCCGCTTCGCAG GACCGAACCGTTCTCATACATACTCGTCCCTCGCCATCCTCACCTTGGTCATCTACTCCTTTACTCCCAAGTCTACCCAACTCACAAGATCCTCATTTCCCCGACGCTGTTTGGCGAGTCAGCTGGTCCCTCGCTGGTAATATATTAGCAGTCAGTTGCGGTGACGGCAAGGTCAGCCTCTGGAAGGAGGGAGTAGGTCAAGGATGGGAATGTGTCTCTGATTTTGCTAGCTAA